CCATTCCTCAAAGAgaccgcttttgcttgttctttGGTGGGTGGAGGAATGGTGTGAGAAGGGAGGCTCCCTCCTTGAGTGGGTTGAGAATTGAGTGTAGTGAGGATTTgaccaacttgggtctcaaggttaACAAACCTAGAGTCGGTGAGTCGGTTTTGTTGAAGCACGGCGGTTTGAAATTCCTTGGTATTTTGTTGCATTGCCATTTGATTCATGGTAAGTGTTTTCATCATCTCTTCCAAGGAATTTTGggattggttttgattttgatttggcttttgaaatgaagagtttgaagcccctttttgattttgattttggttttgattttggttttgattttggtttccaccccaacccatatttggatgagatttccacccttcattgtaagtgttggaataggggtcaaacttcctaaacccaatagccttcaccgcttcaattgcctcctccgtttgcaaagatggacacccatcggtgggatgagttgggtcattacaaagaccacaaaatttcacatgagaAGCACTCCCACCTCCTTTTGTAAGTTCCTTGACCAAATTGGTAATAAAATCAACTTTCTCCTCCATATGGTTGGAGCTTTGCCTTGAAGAGAATGTTCAACTTGTCTTCTTAATTCTCCTCCCAAAATTTCTAGAGCTTCCTACCAATCTTTTAATCAACTCATTTGCTTCTTGGACCGACATATATTCAATCCCTCCACAAGTGGCGGCTTTAATCATCCTAGCATCATCCTCAAGTAGACCACCACAAAAGTTCAAGAGAAGGTCGTGGTCGGTATACCCATGGTATGGGCAACTACCAAGAAGTTGtttaaacctctcccaatactcatacaagttctccccatccatttgttcaacattacttatttctttcttcaattgagatgagagactagcgggaaaatacttttctaagaaagccttcttcatttgattccaagtggtgatgctcccggtagggagataataaagccaatcgtttgccgcgtccttgagtgaaaaagggaaggcccttagttgaagttgctcatcggtaaccccattaggcttcatgcttgagcaaacCACATGAAATTTGTTTAGATGCTTGTTGGGATCTTCCGTGCTAAGTCCATGGAATTGGAGCAATTGGTGAATGAGCCCGGACTTCAATTCAAAGGTGGCATTTTCCGCCAAGGCCGGAAAGGAGATACACAAGGGCACTTGTGTAAGATCCGGGGCGGTAAGTTCTTTGATGGTTTTAGGCTTTGGTGGATTCTCTCTCTCACCATGTCCTTGTGGTTGTTCGTCCTCACGATCACCCATGATGATTTGAATGGGTATGGGTTGGGATTCAAAGGAAAGGGTGTTCTCTTCTTCTTGGTCTTGTTGAGAAACGGGGTTAACTTCTTCAATAACCGGGGTGTCTCTTCTAATACCTCCTCCTATCCAAGCAAGTGATCTTTGAATTTCCGGATTGAATGGAAAAAGTGGTTCACTTGAATTCCTAGTATTGACCATAAACAACTCTACACAAGAGCACACAATCAAAAAGTTCACACAAGTGATGAACAAGACACTATCAACAAGAAACAAAGATTAACTAACACAGCTATACTAAAAATACCAATAAAAacactagcaaaaccgttaccttccccggcaacggcgccaaaatttgacaagcCTAAAATGTCGCAATAAaggacggccaaattaacaatttatataccactaaacacactaattaacactaattataaactagtaaaatagtaagcaagggatcgaacccaagagaagatgggttttgcaatagtgaaattaaaagagcaattagaacaattgtgacaacaataacaacaaatatgtaaaggggggggggggggggtttggttGAGTTTTTCAAGGACaattaaaagaaattcaaacaagagtatgAGGCAAGCAATCAAACAAGTGagttttaagatgaaaattaATCAATTTTAAGAGACTTAAACCGACCCAAAGTtaggcactttagttgacaaaacccctcaatcaatccttctaatcaatattattgtcctattagtgagattaaatctccaaattcccttaattagaagtcaatcacaaggaaatcacacttaatgatTGGCCCAACTTATCAACTCCTCTAGTGGAAATCACACACATAGATTaattaacaagaagatgaagCAATAAGAATCTAATAGGTGGAATtactcacaatgaaatcacaattaatgagcaattacaacttaatctctctaatgttaattaaaccaagaagaaatcacattcattagtctaataacaagttgtttcaacatgggattacaaggaaatcacacttaataaacccaacaacaataaattaaggaacttggaaagattatgtaacaaggaaatcacacttaatcacaataatctaacaaggattccaaaattaagcaattaaacacaagagattaagaacaataataataattaaggaaagattagggagtcttacaaccaaagattaagtctttgagtcggattaagaaaaggagatttttttttggttaaatgtgGGCTTTTCATTAATAATCTTAAAATGAAGTCATTACAATGCATTTCATCAAACTACTTCTTGGTACATCAATACCAACACAAACTAAATTACATAAATGCCTAAATGGAGAAGCCACGTTTTATCAAAGATACCCTACCTTTGCTTTGGGAGCATTTCTTGAATTCGTGATCTAATGAGCCCTGTGACTTCCAAGATCAGACGATCTCAGGCCTAGTTAATCTCGCTTCCATTCTGCAACGATTCCTTTCCATCCAAAGATAGTACCAACAAGCCATCTTTACCATATGACAAACTTTAATCTGCATTGTTGAACTAGCATGAGGAACTCCAGCCAGCCCAACCCGTAACCAATTCTCCATACCATTCAGAATTCTGCTACTGTACTCACACAAACCAAACAAGTGAGCATGAGTCTCCACATCCTTTTCACAAAGAACACAATGCCTAGAATCTTCCACTCCTATGGAAAACAATTTCTCCCTTGTATTCAAAGCTTCATGATGAATGAGCCAACCAATAAAGGAGTGTTTAGGCACACACCAAGTATCCCACACTTCCTGATACCATCGCATGCGGGGGTGCAGTCCTGCATGACCAATGATAACCCGAGCTTATGGAATAACCATTAGGATCAGCAACCCAACAGTTATTCTGATAACCAGTATGCATAATGTCTCTAACCTTGCATATGTTAAGAaaaggagattagttctccatgcttagatctaaacccaattcaaaaagacgaaaatattcccaaattacaacttgattaattaaagtgagcAAAAGATCTCTTAACCTACTTGCAAACATCCTATTTATAGTCTAACGTAACCTAATAATTATGGGCTTAACAAAGGAGAGGCCCGTAATACAAAACGCCATCAAACCCAGAAatttcgcaccgtgcgagttctggtgtctggaaactcgcacggtgcgagtttggtCCTGGAACGCGTCTTTCTTTCGTGCTTTACTTGATCCTTTGGAAGGCTTTTTTGTGGTATTTCTTCAATGCTTGTTCTTGGCTCTTCCTTGGACACTTctctctatctcttgacttcttAATCTTCACTTGAAACCATGCTAAATGGTGAAGCACATGGAATTGGCTCAATAACGTCAAAATCGTCTAAAACCGTCACCAAGTGTTACCAAATGAGCTTAAAATGGTGCCAAAACTATGTAGAAATAGGAGCCCATCATGCCCCCAGATCAGTCACAATTAGTCTCGTAAGTTGTACCGTTACACAACCCACATGATTGATCAGTGTTTCGCAGAAGCATCACCATCATTGTTGTTAAACTCCCGATCCGGATCataggatcttacgattctacgatccaaaAAGTGGATACTGATCCCGGACCTAGGTAGGATCTTaattttgtagaatcttacgattcaaTTTGTCTCAAATTTTTTTAAAGTATAATCTTAACCCGATCATACGACTCGATCCTACAATATTAACATTCCAATTTTTTCAGTTACTAAAATTTTAtatatgaattttaaaatagaaaaTTACTATAAACGGGAAAGTTTGTAAACACATGCTAAGATAATAGTGTGATTAAactttaaacacgagattttaacatattttgataactcaattatgtagtttagtAATTTGTAGGAtcatacgattctacgatccgatcctATCGATTCGGTCTCAGTCGGCTCATCTATTCAAAGTAGGatcccgatcctaacaacattgatCACCATAGCACCGACCTTCAACATCAATTGGTGATTCGGGAGTCCGACACATTTTATACTGTTGAGGAATTCAGTAGAGTGTATGTCACTGTCACCTGTACCTCTGTCATCACTACACACCTCATCAGAGCTTAAATAAATTCTCTCATCCTTTTTACTAAGCGACAAAATATATTCATTTACTGATTCAACAATCTCGTGAGTATAGATAGGTATTAAGATTAtattagttttaaacccgtgcaaatttgcACGGGTATGCTATTTTAAAATTTGTTATTATAAAAAATATTAATACtgattatgttttatttaatCGATTAAGTTGagttataaaaatgatattttagattttagatttataaatTTCATTTCCAATTAGCGAAAAGATGTATTAGAGTTAATTTGCTGAGTAATTGTTGTAGAACGATATTCCCTCTTGTTAACTAAATTTGAGTCTCTACTTTGTCTTGTTACTCAAGCAACTTAAAAAATGACACCAACTCATATAAGATGAAATCAAATTATTCGGATGGAAATCAACACAAAATGATAAATAGAACTTTTATAGTTCAACACCTTTGAAAATTGTTGAACCCATTTTTTTCATTTAGTCAAACCCGTGCCATTTAAAATGAAAATTTACCCATTTTACATGTTTAAAATGGAAATATTGACCCATTTTTCGTTTTGTACATATTATTAATTAGTAAAAAATGATGAATAGAACTTTTACACCGTGCCTATTTAAAACAATTTGGTTTGCTAATTCTTTTGTTTAATAATGGCGATGTACGTGCTTTATATTGAGAAATGAGTATCTTCGATCTTAAACTATAACACCATTTCTTATTGATTCCCTTTAATATTTTCATAACAATTACTCTGTAAGATTTTCCAAGTTTGCCAAAGTATATGtaagttgttgttgttttttttttacgaaCAATATTTCTTATTTGTGTATAAATAATAACTTTTTACTTTGGTAATTGcagtttttattttcaaaatacaTAATAGAGTAGTAAAATAAATATGTCCTTACTCCT
This sequence is a window from Silene latifolia isolate original U9 population chromosome 8, ASM4854445v1, whole genome shotgun sequence. Protein-coding genes within it:
- the LOC141594651 gene encoding uncharacterized protein LOC141594651, with the translated sequence MMVMLLRNTDQSCGLCNGLHPRMRWYQEVWDTWCVPKHSFIGWLIHHEALNTREKLFSIGVEDSRHCVLCEKDVETHAHLFGLCEYSSRILNGMENWLRVGLAGVPHASSTMQIKVCHMVKMACWYYLWMERNRCRMEARLTRPEIV